Proteins encoded in a region of the Teredinibacter purpureus genome:
- the epmB gene encoding EF-P beta-lysylation protein EpmB: protein MSSAFHPPHSDAIQVVPLCSWQEELGQLITSPEQLLEELELPFEILDEARRAANLFPLRVPRPYLSRIIKGDLNDPLLRQVMPLGIEANATEGFTSDPLAEKEANPVPGIIHKYHGRLLLIAAPQCAINCRYCFRREFDYGGNTPSREQWQTALSYIRNDESIEEVIMSGGDPLTLNDRQLSWLFNQIEKIPHVTRLRIHTRLPIVIPARITKTLLKNLAALTLQTVVVVHCNHPQEIDTPVQQSLVQLKSAGVTVFNQSVLLKSINDSANILVKLSKRLFTCGVIPYYLHQLDRVSGAAHFEVSDRKAKDIYRHMLAELPGYLMPKLVREEAGASSKSPL from the coding sequence ATGTCCTCCGCGTTCCATCCCCCGCATAGCGATGCCATTCAAGTTGTTCCGCTTTGCAGCTGGCAAGAAGAGCTGGGGCAACTTATTACATCACCAGAACAATTACTGGAAGAATTGGAACTCCCCTTCGAGATTCTCGATGAAGCACGAAGAGCCGCTAATCTTTTTCCGCTTCGCGTACCACGCCCCTATCTTTCTCGTATTATTAAGGGTGACCTCAATGACCCGTTATTGCGACAAGTAATGCCTCTGGGAATAGAAGCGAATGCCACCGAAGGCTTTACATCAGACCCACTAGCCGAAAAAGAGGCCAACCCGGTACCCGGTATTATTCATAAATACCACGGCCGGCTATTACTTATTGCTGCACCACAATGCGCCATTAACTGTCGCTATTGCTTTAGACGAGAATTTGACTACGGCGGAAATACGCCATCACGAGAACAATGGCAGACAGCGTTAAGCTATATTAGAAATGACGAATCTATAGAAGAAGTTATCATGAGCGGTGGAGACCCTCTCACCTTAAATGACCGTCAATTGTCCTGGCTATTTAACCAAATTGAAAAAATCCCCCACGTGACACGCTTGCGCATACACACACGACTTCCCATAGTTATTCCTGCCCGCATAACAAAAACACTGCTGAAAAACCTTGCCGCCTTAACGCTACAAACGGTTGTAGTGGTTCATTGCAACCACCCCCAAGAAATTGATACACCCGTTCAGCAAAGTCTCGTACAACTAAAGTCTGCAGGTGTCACTGTATTCAACCAGTCCGTTTTGCTGAAATCTATCAATGACAGCGCTAACATTCTCGTTAAGCTCAGCAAACGGTTGTTTACCTGTGGCGTAATACCCTACTATCTACACCAGCTGGACAGAGTTTCCGGCGCAGCTCATTTTGAAGTGAGCGATAGAAAAGCAAAGGATATCTATCGGCATATGCTTGCCGAATTGCCCGGCTACTTAATGCCTAAACTGGTAAGAGAAGAAGCTGGGGCTAGCAGTAAATCACCCCTGTAG
- a CDS encoding EAL domain-containing response regulator, whose amino-acid sequence MSQNKTIRLLILNDSRSEAERLISMLHNAGRPVRAQHVDNIEALNKLLQEKVWDLLIGLDSSQSLKPLDAIRLIRKLNKDVPFILQSNDEGSQPIVEGLKLGAADVVKVDEDQHLLLAIQREFQHREDRDLRRFAERRHKEIERRNQQLLDSSRDAIAFVQDGMFLYANDSFTELLGHEDRDEFECVPVIDMIRDADQDKVKRFLKDFTLKGSDIDSNMLEFSAITADGAERALKVDVRKSNYEEEVCIQFLIKTNDGGSEELEAQLEHIKNQDLATGLYNRSYLLDALHQAVDNAANGDANSTLLNVGVNSFTETVKEKLGVASSDIVLGSIAAYMKTLTKEKDILCRYGDDTFMLLVPKIDPETTLRRANELCDQLANYIVDIDGSTLHFTYNIGIAIINETTANAEIPIEQAHKALSIAQAEDIEGDHVRIYEPETKEDSKKDIANMVQRALDTGRFKLLYQPILSLRGSDKEHYEVLLRMMDEEGKEISPNDFLSTAAQIGATTKIDRWVILESIKILSEHRKNGHQTHLMLNLSRESMLDATLPPWLGVAFKAANLPADALVFQLAEIDINDHLNVAASFTEQIKKLGSSCGITRFGCALNPLNALKHVACTHVKVDGSFTHDLQNSGDDSTSALNELVSQLHQEDKITIVPFVENASVLSKLWQSGVHYIQGYYLQGPVDAMNYDFDTES is encoded by the coding sequence ATGTCTCAAAACAAAACGATTAGATTGTTAATACTGAATGATTCGCGGTCTGAAGCCGAACGTCTCATCAGTATGCTACACAACGCCGGCCGTCCAGTGCGGGCACAACATGTAGACAACATTGAGGCGCTCAACAAGTTACTCCAAGAAAAAGTCTGGGACCTCCTAATAGGCCTCGACAGCAGTCAAAGCCTAAAACCCCTCGACGCAATACGGCTCATACGAAAACTCAACAAAGATGTACCTTTTATACTTCAGTCCAATGACGAAGGCTCCCAGCCTATCGTTGAAGGGTTAAAGCTCGGTGCCGCCGACGTCGTAAAAGTAGACGAAGACCAACATTTATTACTGGCCATCCAACGAGAATTCCAACACCGCGAAGACCGAGATTTACGCCGTTTCGCTGAACGCCGACACAAAGAGATTGAACGGCGAAACCAACAACTCCTCGACAGCTCTCGCGATGCGATAGCTTTTGTCCAAGACGGTATGTTTCTCTATGCAAACGATTCCTTCACCGAACTTCTAGGCCACGAGGATAGAGATGAGTTCGAGTGCGTGCCCGTAATCGATATGATTCGAGACGCCGACCAAGACAAGGTCAAACGATTTCTTAAAGACTTCACCCTAAAGGGCAGCGACATCGATTCCAATATGCTGGAGTTTTCGGCGATTACCGCGGATGGAGCCGAACGAGCCCTTAAAGTGGATGTTCGCAAATCAAATTATGAAGAAGAAGTTTGTATTCAATTTCTCATTAAAACAAACGATGGCGGCAGCGAAGAGCTAGAAGCACAGCTGGAACACATTAAGAATCAAGACCTCGCGACAGGGCTCTACAACAGAAGCTATTTATTAGACGCATTACATCAAGCCGTTGACAACGCCGCTAATGGGGACGCCAACAGTACACTGCTGAATGTGGGTGTTAACAGTTTTACCGAAACCGTAAAAGAAAAACTGGGCGTCGCATCGTCTGATATTGTGCTGGGTTCTATTGCCGCCTATATGAAAACGCTCACAAAAGAAAAAGATATTCTTTGCCGCTACGGCGACGATACCTTTATGTTGCTGGTACCCAAAATTGATCCGGAAACCACGCTTCGTCGAGCCAATGAGTTATGTGATCAGCTTGCCAATTACATTGTTGATATCGATGGTTCCACTCTTCACTTTACCTACAACATTGGTATTGCGATTATAAACGAGACGACCGCCAACGCCGAAATACCTATTGAGCAAGCACATAAAGCACTCTCTATCGCTCAAGCAGAAGACATTGAAGGCGATCACGTTCGTATATACGAACCCGAAACCAAAGAAGATTCGAAGAAAGATATTGCCAACATGGTGCAGCGCGCACTCGATACCGGCCGTTTTAAATTACTCTATCAACCCATTTTAAGTTTGCGCGGCTCAGATAAAGAACACTATGAAGTGTTACTGCGCATGATGGACGAAGAAGGAAAAGAAATTTCGCCCAACGACTTCCTGTCTACGGCAGCCCAAATAGGCGCCACGACCAAAATAGACCGCTGGGTTATTCTCGAATCGATAAAAATACTATCTGAGCACCGCAAAAATGGGCATCAAACGCATTTAATGCTTAATTTAAGCCGAGAATCAATGCTCGACGCCACATTACCTCCGTGGCTTGGCGTTGCTTTTAAGGCTGCCAATTTGCCGGCCGATGCACTTGTATTCCAATTGGCCGAAATTGATATTAACGATCACCTCAATGTAGCAGCCTCGTTTACAGAACAAATTAAGAAGCTTGGTAGTAGCTGTGGTATAACGCGATTTGGGTGTGCACTTAATCCGCTAAACGCGTTAAAACACGTTGCTTGCACCCATGTAAAAGTAGACGGTTCTTTTACGCACGATTTACAAAATAGCGGCGACGACTCAACTAGCGCGCTGAACGAACTGGTCAGCCAACTGCACCAAGAAGATAAAATCACCATTGTTCCATTTGTCGAAAATGCGAGCGTTCTCTCTAAACTGTGGCAATCGGGTGTTCATTATATCCAAGGCTATTATCTACAAGGCCCCGTCGACGCCATGAATTACGACTTTGATACCGAAAGCTAA
- a CDS encoding eCIS core domain-containing protein: MNSYASRSRTVGMLPNALFKKRSESDTVFQATDHYSPPLSHRTPQTLVQTHLQTKPTAQLHADNGYRSASQHTPQNNANPTGLPDTLKSGLERLSGYSMQDVKVHYNSSKPAQLQAHAYAQGSHIHLASGQEKHLPHEAWHVVQQKQGRVRATTQLKGQMNVNDDSRLEREADVMGERAAHYRGAQAMAHSSSQFNVGHDRSNNGEAAVQLKVKKYAAGRWYSTFDPYKEHSTKAKATAYDKLLRTAGRSELSARVPTLYTYTHTKPHCKISSIPQGPHTVAHRVTLSTLTSITTMAEVQAIFDEQVVNADEVNDFLNHDELPPSGAFNVQIQKRLDRFLDDYETIHDNLMLELSKASGDLVLAKHLLNQLLNMDPYAVYAWKTTAAASKASLKAKSEAVADPVFADMYDTPPASSFRSQTNLDDFVDHREELFDTYMG, translated from the coding sequence TTGAATTCATACGCGAGTCGATCACGCACAGTTGGGATGTTACCGAATGCTCTTTTTAAAAAGCGTAGCGAAAGCGATACCGTTTTTCAGGCTACGGATCATTACTCCCCGCCATTGTCGCATCGAACGCCTCAAACCTTAGTTCAAACACATCTTCAAACAAAGCCAACGGCACAGTTGCACGCTGACAATGGTTATCGTTCTGCCTCTCAGCATACACCACAGAACAACGCCAATCCTACAGGATTACCAGACACGCTTAAATCGGGTTTAGAGCGCCTTTCGGGTTATTCCATGCAGGATGTTAAGGTGCATTATAATTCCAGCAAGCCTGCACAGCTCCAAGCGCACGCCTATGCGCAAGGCTCTCATATTCATCTCGCTTCCGGCCAAGAAAAGCATTTACCGCATGAGGCATGGCATGTGGTACAGCAGAAGCAGGGGCGGGTAAGGGCGACTACGCAATTGAAAGGGCAAATGAATGTGAATGATGATTCCCGTTTAGAAAGAGAAGCGGATGTTATGGGCGAGCGAGCGGCTCACTATCGCGGGGCGCAAGCAATGGCGCACAGCAGCAGTCAATTTAATGTAGGCCATGACCGTTCGAATAACGGCGAGGCGGCAGTACAATTAAAGGTTAAAAAGTATGCGGCGGGGCGCTGGTATTCCACTTTCGACCCGTATAAAGAACATTCAACGAAAGCTAAAGCTACTGCTTATGACAAGCTGCTAAGAACCGCTGGGCGCTCAGAACTTTCGGCGCGGGTGCCAACGCTTTACACTTATACTCATACCAAACCGCATTGTAAAATAAGCAGTATTCCGCAGGGGCCTCATACCGTTGCTCATCGAGTGACCCTTTCCACGTTAACAAGTATTACAACGATGGCGGAGGTACAGGCAATTTTTGATGAGCAAGTTGTGAATGCGGATGAAGTGAACGATTTCTTGAACCACGACGAGCTGCCGCCTTCTGGAGCCTTCAACGTCCAGATACAAAAACGGTTAGATCGTTTTCTCGATGATTACGAGACCATCCACGATAACCTTATGCTAGAGCTGTCTAAGGCGTCCGGGGATCTCGTCTTAGCGAAACACTTGCTTAACCAGCTGCTAAATATGGACCCTTACGCAGTCTATGCTTGGAAAACAACCGCCGCTGCGTCCAAGGCTAGCCTGAAAGCTAAGAGCGAAGCTGTTGCCGACCCAGTATTTGCTGACATGTACGACACGCCTCCAGCAAGTAGCTTCCGAAGCCAAACCAACTTGGATGACTTTGTGGATCACCGAGAAGAGTTGTTCGATACCTATATGGGGTAG
- the serB gene encoding phosphoserine phosphatase SerB, producing the protein MRELILINISGDDKPGVTSEVTAILAENNGNVLDIGQAVIHDQLSLGMLVEVPDGSDSSPVVKNILYRMHDIGMQVRFQPIPEGSYAEWISHQGKERHIVTLLARQITASQIAALTRVVAEHNLNIDNISRLSGRVPLDESDKDSIACVEFSARGVAGNIGQLRADFAELASELDVDIAFQEDNMFRRTRRLVCFDMDSTLIEAEVIDELAKAAGVGEQVAAITEAAMRGEIDFNESFKQRMSLLKGLDESVLAGIAESLPVTEGAERLISTLSKLGYKTAILSGGFNYFGRYLQGKLGIDYVYANDLEIVDGKVTGEVNGEIVNGARKAALLTELAEQEGISLKQVVAVGDGANDLPMLSIAGLGIAFRAKPLVRAEAKQAISTLGLDAILYLMGFRDREID; encoded by the coding sequence GTGCGTGAACTAATACTTATTAATATCTCCGGCGATGATAAACCGGGGGTTACCTCAGAAGTTACCGCTATTTTGGCGGAAAACAATGGCAATGTGCTGGATATTGGTCAAGCGGTTATCCACGATCAGCTTTCATTAGGAATGTTGGTTGAAGTACCGGATGGAAGCGATTCTTCCCCTGTCGTAAAGAATATTCTTTATCGAATGCATGACATTGGTATGCAAGTACGCTTTCAACCGATACCAGAGGGCAGCTATGCCGAATGGATTAGTCATCAAGGTAAAGAGCGGCATATTGTGACGTTGCTCGCGCGACAGATAACCGCTAGCCAAATTGCAGCGCTCACGCGCGTGGTCGCCGAGCATAACTTGAATATTGATAATATCAGCCGGTTATCGGGCCGAGTGCCATTAGACGAAAGCGATAAAGATTCTATCGCGTGCGTGGAATTTTCGGCGCGTGGCGTGGCCGGTAATATCGGGCAGCTTCGAGCAGATTTTGCAGAGCTAGCGTCTGAGCTTGATGTGGATATCGCGTTTCAGGAAGACAATATGTTCCGCCGTACACGTCGGCTGGTATGTTTTGATATGGACTCAACGCTGATTGAGGCGGAGGTCATCGATGAGCTAGCCAAGGCGGCCGGTGTCGGCGAGCAAGTTGCAGCGATAACCGAGGCCGCAATGCGCGGAGAGATCGATTTTAACGAGAGCTTTAAGCAACGCATGTCGTTATTAAAAGGGCTTGATGAGTCTGTTTTGGCTGGCATTGCCGAAAGCCTGCCGGTAACCGAAGGTGCTGAGCGGCTAATTTCAACCTTAAGTAAGCTAGGCTACAAAACGGCTATCTTATCGGGCGGATTCAATTATTTTGGTCGGTATTTGCAGGGCAAGTTGGGCATAGACTATGTCTATGCTAATGATCTAGAGATTGTCGACGGTAAAGTAACCGGTGAAGTGAACGGTGAGATTGTTAATGGTGCGCGTAAAGCTGCGTTGTTAACCGAGCTTGCCGAGCAAGAAGGCATTTCGTTGAAGCAAGTTGTCGCGGTGGGTGACGGTGCGAATGACTTGCCTATGCTTAGTATTGCGGGCTTAGGTATCGCGTTTCGTGCGAAACCGTTGGTTAGAGCGGAGGCAAAGCAAGCTATCTCGACCTTGGGTTTGGACGCGATTCTGTACTTAATGGGTTTTCGCGACCGCGAAATAGACTAA
- a CDS encoding DUF924 family protein yields the protein MLTIDSNKIYNFWFDNCVENAASLNRVAKRWYSGGPSFDAEIRQVFGPLFETLPVSAKVLNVESNVSVNELLAAILVFDQFSRNCFRSSARAFEYDPLALSLLDIVLARSLDMPIAPIVCTFVYMPLQHAEDMARQEQGVELFDALACRAEPPYKDYIEGTAAYAREHRQIIEAFGRFPHRNVALGRESTAEELAYLASGGKRFGQ from the coding sequence ATGTTAACGATTGACAGTAATAAAATTTATAATTTTTGGTTTGATAATTGTGTCGAGAATGCGGCTTCGTTAAACCGAGTTGCTAAGCGCTGGTATAGCGGCGGCCCGAGTTTTGATGCAGAGATAAGGCAAGTATTTGGCCCACTATTTGAGACGCTGCCGGTCTCGGCAAAGGTTCTGAATGTAGAGAGTAATGTATCCGTTAACGAGCTGCTTGCCGCTATCCTAGTGTTTGACCAGTTTAGTCGGAATTGTTTCCGTAGCAGTGCGCGTGCATTTGAGTATGACCCATTAGCGCTTAGCTTGCTGGATATTGTATTGGCTAGGTCACTGGATATGCCGATAGCGCCAATCGTGTGTACTTTTGTATACATGCCTTTGCAGCACGCCGAGGACATGGCGCGACAAGAGCAGGGGGTTGAGTTGTTCGATGCATTGGCGTGCAGAGCGGAGCCACCTTACAAGGATTATATAGAGGGAACTGCGGCCTACGCGCGAGAGCATAGGCAGATTATTGAAGCGTTTGGACGTTTCCCTCACCGCAACGTAGCGCTTGGCCGTGAGTCTACTGCTGAGGAGTTGGCCTATTTAGCGTCGGGCGGCAAGCGTTTTGGTCAATAG
- a CDS encoding GNAT family N-acyltransferase has translation MINVEQAITNKFPTFAKKPALIRKPTLKLLQKLVYENEINGFLEKYGDSKGVAFIQNVFDFFCFTYTVNERDKARIPPQGRVVIIANHPIGSLDGLALLKLISEVRTDVKILANDMLMNFEGLHELLIPLDNMNGSSARKSYKRVIELLNQDEAIIVFPAGEVSRARPSGVKDVLWRPGFLHFARKSGAPLLPVHIQAKNSLLFYGASALYKPLGTALLAHEMFNKHSTEIRFSIGELISPDELNTEQLLDRTLVKRLKNHVYKIGKHTGNRFYTQKKIANAEPSNKIMKELNQSQKIGETRDNNEIYLLNYKNNSSVLKEIGRLRELAFRMVGEGTGQKRDLDEYDHDYRHLVLWNANNQEIAGSYRIGEGLQVLKKKGIKGLYTSSLYRFSPEMMPYFEQGVELGRSFVAPQYWGKACLDYLWQGLGAYLAHNPNVRYLIGPVSMSADYPKDLMDTLVYFYRRYYACPNDLAKANHPYLLSTETMNRLDKIFCDYEADKSFEVMQNIFAQKGHKLPVLFKQYTGLFEAGGFQSIVFSLDPEFGDCLDGLCMADLTKLKASKRKRYIGS, from the coding sequence ATGATAAATGTTGAACAAGCCATCACGAACAAATTCCCCACGTTTGCTAAAAAGCCCGCTTTAATTCGTAAACCAACCCTCAAGCTATTGCAAAAACTTGTCTATGAAAATGAAATTAATGGCTTTTTAGAAAAGTACGGCGATAGCAAAGGTGTTGCTTTCATACAAAACGTCTTTGATTTTTTCTGTTTTACCTATACTGTCAACGAGCGCGATAAGGCCCGAATTCCCCCGCAAGGACGTGTCGTCATTATCGCCAACCATCCAATAGGTTCACTTGATGGCCTAGCGTTACTAAAATTAATCAGTGAAGTACGTACCGACGTCAAAATTTTAGCTAATGATATGCTAATGAATTTTGAGGGTTTACATGAACTTTTGATACCTCTCGACAACATGAATGGCAGTAGTGCCCGCAAAAGCTATAAGCGTGTTATCGAACTACTGAATCAAGATGAAGCAATTATTGTTTTTCCTGCAGGAGAAGTTTCCCGCGCCCGACCGAGTGGAGTGAAAGACGTTCTTTGGCGACCTGGCTTTTTACACTTCGCACGAAAATCTGGCGCACCATTACTGCCTGTTCATATTCAAGCAAAAAACTCACTTCTGTTTTACGGTGCATCAGCCCTCTACAAACCACTCGGCACTGCGCTACTCGCTCATGAAATGTTCAACAAACATTCGACCGAAATTCGCTTTAGTATTGGGGAACTCATATCCCCTGATGAACTCAATACCGAACAGCTTCTCGATCGCACGTTGGTAAAGCGACTAAAAAACCATGTATATAAAATTGGCAAGCACACGGGCAACCGATTTTATACACAGAAAAAAATTGCCAACGCAGAGCCTTCTAACAAAATAATGAAGGAACTTAATCAGTCGCAGAAAATAGGGGAAACTCGAGACAACAATGAAATTTACCTTCTCAATTATAAAAACAACTCCTCGGTTCTTAAAGAAATAGGTCGCTTACGCGAACTCGCCTTTCGTATGGTGGGTGAAGGTACCGGCCAAAAGCGCGATCTTGACGAATACGATCATGACTATCGCCACTTAGTATTATGGAATGCCAACAATCAGGAAATTGCCGGTTCCTATCGCATAGGCGAGGGTTTACAGGTGTTAAAAAAGAAAGGCATAAAAGGGCTTTATACCAGTAGCCTGTATCGATTTTCACCGGAAATGATGCCGTACTTTGAGCAAGGCGTAGAGCTGGGGCGCAGTTTCGTCGCGCCTCAATATTGGGGGAAAGCGTGTTTAGATTACCTATGGCAGGGTCTCGGTGCTTATTTGGCACACAATCCAAACGTGCGTTACCTAATTGGCCCCGTTAGCATGAGTGCAGATTACCCGAAAGACCTGATGGACACGTTGGTCTATTTTTATCGCCGTTATTACGCGTGTCCAAACGATTTAGCAAAGGCCAACCACCCATACCTGCTATCGACGGAAACAATGAATCGCTTAGATAAAATATTTTGTGATTACGAAGCCGATAAAAGTTTCGAGGTTATGCAAAACATTTTCGCCCAAAAAGGCCATAAATTGCCCGTTCTGTTTAAACAATACACGGGCTTGTTTGAAGCCGGTGGTTTTCAATCCATAGTCTTCAGCTTAGATCCGGAATTTGGCGATTGTCTTGATGGCCTTTGCATGGCAGACCTAACAAAACTAAAGGCAAGTAAACGAAAGCGCTATATTGGTAGCTAA
- a CDS encoding MAPEG family protein: MLYPMFAYVAFIFLFICYNFYLRFQSVRGRKVSMGYYRLYDPKNAEIPIAIIAGAKHLANMFETPVLFYVVSILAIVLQQETTVMIGLAWCYVVSRGVHAFVHTTYNNVFHRLIIFWVSIFLLMSMWVSLAMSV; the protein is encoded by the coding sequence ATGCTTTACCCCATGTTTGCCTATGTAGCCTTTATATTTTTATTTATTTGTTACAATTTCTACCTTCGGTTTCAGTCTGTTCGAGGCCGAAAGGTGAGTATGGGCTATTATCGATTATACGACCCCAAAAATGCCGAAATCCCAATAGCTATAATCGCAGGCGCTAAACATTTGGCGAACATGTTCGAAACACCAGTGTTATTCTATGTGGTGTCTATTTTGGCTATAGTGTTACAGCAAGAAACTACCGTAATGATTGGCCTTGCGTGGTGCTATGTGGTTTCACGAGGTGTGCATGCATTTGTTCACACCACTTACAATAATGTCTTCCATCGGCTGATAATCTTTTGGGTTAGCATATTTTTACTAATGTCCATGTGGGTTAGCTTGGCTATGTCGGTGTAG
- the smrA gene encoding DNA endonuclease SmrA, with protein sequence MSEENDFGRLIGDDVKPLKVEKRVIINSSKDNDVDKETRRLAAQEVAEEKQDPLTVPVDLVEPLAELSFQRPGVQHGVFKNLRLGKYKLDARLDLHRLTVEQARKIIFEFIHDCLEADVRCALITHGKGEGREIPALLKSCVAHWLPQFDAVLAFHTAQKHHGSYGATYVLLRKSDKKKLENKERHSKKRF encoded by the coding sequence ATGTCTGAAGAGAATGATTTTGGCCGTTTAATTGGCGATGACGTAAAACCGCTTAAAGTAGAAAAGCGCGTAATAATAAACTCGTCAAAAGATAATGACGTTGATAAAGAAACTCGTCGTCTAGCGGCGCAAGAGGTGGCCGAAGAGAAGCAAGATCCGTTAACCGTGCCCGTCGACCTTGTCGAGCCCTTGGCGGAGCTAAGCTTTCAGCGCCCTGGCGTGCAACACGGTGTTTTTAAAAACCTTCGGTTGGGTAAGTATAAGTTAGATGCTCGGCTGGATTTGCACCGACTAACTGTCGAACAAGCTCGTAAAATTATTTTTGAATTTATACATGATTGTCTTGAGGCGGATGTGCGTTGCGCTTTGATTACGCATGGCAAAGGTGAGGGCCGCGAAATACCTGCGCTCTTGAAAAGCTGTGTCGCACACTGGTTGCCGCAGTTTGATGCGGTGTTGGCTTTTCATACAGCTCAAAAACACCACGGAAGCTATGGCGCAACTTATGTTTTACTTCGAAAAAGTGATAAGAAAAAATTGGAAAACAAAGAGCGCCATTCGAAGAAACGATTTTAA
- the ppnN gene encoding nucleotide 5'-monophosphate nucleosidase PpnN: MSTVFIDKKISALVSPDITLNVLSQEEVARLAKRSNADVYETFRRCSLAALNTGAETDNTQQVLDAFSDFSIDVIQQERGIKIKLENAPANAFVDGEIIQGIKEHLFSALRDIIYINNELLENSDADFSTSEGITNGVFHILRNAGLLRTDISPSIVVCWGGHSIGEIEYDYAKEVGYQLGLRKMDICTGCGPGAMKGPMKGATFGHAKQRVGGRYIGITEPGIIAAESPNPIVNELVIMPDIEKRLEAFVRSGHGIVVFPGGAGTAEEILYILGILLHPSNKELPFPLIFTGPKSSGEYFRQIDDFIGGALGVEAQSLYEIVLADPAEVARKMHKGMANVKDYRKKTHDAYYYNWVINIDKDFQVPFLPNHANMAQLKLTKNQPSHELASNLRKAFSGIVDGNVKEHGIRAVAEHGPYEIQGDANVIMPLDRLLRSFVQQDRMKIPTETYIPCYRIVQ, encoded by the coding sequence GTGAGTACTGTCTTTATCGATAAAAAAATTTCAGCGCTTGTATCGCCTGATATTACCCTCAATGTACTTTCTCAAGAGGAAGTTGCCCGCCTAGCAAAACGTAGTAACGCAGACGTCTACGAAACATTTCGTCGTTGTTCGCTTGCCGCACTTAATACCGGGGCCGAAACCGATAATACTCAGCAGGTCCTCGATGCTTTTTCTGACTTCTCTATCGATGTCATTCAGCAAGAGCGTGGTATCAAAATCAAATTGGAAAACGCCCCGGCCAATGCCTTTGTTGATGGCGAAATTATTCAAGGTATCAAAGAGCATCTATTTTCTGCTCTGCGCGACATTATCTACATCAACAATGAATTACTGGAAAATAGCGACGCTGATTTTTCTACATCGGAAGGTATTACAAACGGTGTGTTCCATATTCTACGTAACGCAGGGTTATTGAGAACGGATATATCACCGAGTATTGTGGTGTGTTGGGGAGGGCATTCTATTGGCGAAATAGAATATGATTACGCTAAAGAAGTGGGATATCAGCTTGGCTTGCGTAAAATGGATATTTGTACGGGGTGTGGCCCAGGGGCAATGAAAGGTCCTATGAAGGGTGCAACTTTTGGGCATGCAAAGCAGCGGGTAGGTGGGCGATACATAGGGATAACTGAGCCAGGTATTATTGCAGCCGAATCCCCCAACCCAATCGTAAACGAGTTGGTGATAATGCCCGATATCGAAAAACGCTTGGAAGCTTTCGTACGCAGCGGGCATGGTATTGTCGTCTTTCCTGGCGGTGCAGGCACCGCCGAAGAGATTCTGTATATACTTGGTATTCTTTTGCACCCCTCGAATAAAGAGCTTCCTTTTCCCCTAATTTTTACAGGGCCGAAAAGTTCCGGTGAATATTTTCGACAGATTGATGATTTCATTGGTGGTGCGTTAGGTGTAGAAGCACAATCGCTCTACGAAATTGTGCTTGCTGATCCGGCCGAGGTGGCCAGAAAAATGCACAAAGGTATGGCGAATGTAAAAGATTATCGCAAGAAAACGCATGATGCTTATTACTATAACTGGGTTATTAATATCGATAAGGACTTCCAAGTACCTTTTTTGCCAAACCATGCCAACATGGCGCAGTTAAAGTTGACAAAAAATCAACCCTCCCATGAATTGGCTTCTAATTTGAGAAAGGCATTTTCTGGAATTGTCGATGGAAATGTTAAAGAGCATGGTATTCGCGCTGTCGCTGAACATGGCCCATACGAAATTCAAGGCGATGCTAATGTCATCATGCCGTTAGATCGTTTATTACGTTCATTTGTGCAGCAAGATAGAATGAAAATACCTACCGAAACCTATATACCCTGTTACCGTATAGTGCAGTAG